The genomic region ATTCAAATGCCCTTAGTAAATGGTTTTGAACTAATGAAGCAACAGCCTAACTATACTTATATTGTAATAACTGCATTTGAGTCATTTGAGTATGCTCAAGAAGCTTTGCGTGCTGGAGCAAAAGATATTATCTTAAAACCTATTGAATATGAACAACTTATTACAGCAATTTCTCGTGCAATTGGATGGAAGTTCACAAATAATAAGATTGTCAATGAAATACTTGAATATATTAATGATAACTATAACAGAAATATATCTTTAAGTACTTTAGCAACTTTTTCTCATTCGAGTATTTCACATATATCTAGATTATTTAAAGATAAAATGGATATTAGTATATTGTCTTATATTAATAAGATTAGAATTGAAAAGGCAATGCTTTTATTAGAGAGCAGTGATTTTAGTATTAAAGAAGTGGCTTATGAAGTTGGATATGATAGTTTAAATAATTTTTATAAACATTTTAAAAAAATTAATAATATGACACCTGCAATGTACCAAAAAATATTGAAAATCAATTAAAGGAGTAAATATGGGATATATAAATTGTAATGAAATAGTAGATAGTTTAAAAGCGGATATTAAAAAGGCTATTGATAAAATAGCGCATAAAAAAGTTAAAATAGCAATCATTAGAGTTGGAGATAAAGTAGATGATATAGCTTATGAAAGAAGTATTATTAGTAAATTAAGCAAGTTAGAAATTGAATGTTTAAAATTTACATTTAATGAAGAAATAAGTGATAGTGAGTTTAAGAAGTCATTTAAAGAAGTTAATGAAAATAAAGATATTGATGGTATTATTGTTTTAGCACCACTACCTAAGCAATTAGATATGGAATGGGTAGCAAAAACAATTAATCCTGAAAAAGATTTAGATAGTATTTCTTATGAAAACATTTTAAAAATGTATGATGGTAAAGGAGAACGCTATGCTCCATGTACTCCACAAGCAGTTTTAAAAGTATTAGACTATTTGAATATTGATTGTAAAACTCAAAAGATTACATTAGTTGGAACTGGTCGTGTTGTTGGAAAACCACTAGCAACTTTACTTATGGAGCGTGGGGCTACAATTACAACATGTAATGAGTTTACTACTGATTTAGTAAAGGAAACTAAAAGTAGTGATATTATTATTTCAGCTACTGGTGTTCCTAATCTAATAAGTGAACATCATATTAATTCAAATCATATTATAATTGATGTTGGAATAAATGTAGATAAAGATAATAATATTGTTGGTGATGTTAGTAAGGATGTCCATGATAAAATTCAACATATAACTCCAGTACCTAATGGTGTTGGCACAATAACAACTTATGTTCTAGCAAAGCGTCTTGTTGATGGAGTTAAATTATAAATCATTTTTTAATTTTACCTATAATTAAGGATCACACAATTAAGAGTAATACTGTAAAAATAGGTAATTGTTGTTAAATTTGCACTAAATATTTTATCAAAAATTCTTTACTTTTATTATTGAAAATGATATTATATTTAGGCAGGGTCCAGTGGTGTAGTGGTTAACATGCCGCTCTGTCACAGCGGAGATCGCGGGTTCGAATCCCGTCTGGACCGCCATTGCGGGTGTAGTTTAATGGTAGAACTTCAGCCTTCCAAGCTGACTGTGAGGGTTCGATTCCCTTCACCCGCTCCATAAAGTATTGAAATGGGATTTTTATCCCATTTTTTTATGCCCTAAAACTTGTTTTATCTTATTTTTATTATATAATTAAATTGCTTAGGTAATTAGCAAGCTATGGAGGTGTTGGATTTCCAGCAATTGTAATGCAATCAATTACCTCAATAACAACTTTTTTATTTAATG from Bacilli bacterium PM5-9 harbors:
- a CDS encoding two-component system response regulator YesN (product_source=KO:K07720; cath_funfam=1.10.10.60,3.40.50.2300; cog=COG4753; ko=KO:K07720; pfam=PF00072,PF12833; smart=SM00342,SM00448; superfamily=52172) produces the protein MIKAIVVDDENAVVSIIDHFIKKDSIPIEIVASADNGKDGIKLINEIKPQLVFIDIQMPLVNGFELMKQQPNYTYIVITAFESFEYAQEALRAGAKDIILKPIEYEQLITAISRAIGWKFTNNKIVNEILEYINDNYNRNISLSTLATFSHSSISHISRLFKDKMDISILSYINKIRIEKAMLLLESSDFSIKEVAYEVGYDSLNNFYKHFKKINNMTPAMYQKILKIN
- a CDS encoding methylenetetrahydrofolate dehydrogenase (NADP+)/methenyltetrahydrofolate cyclohydrolase (product_source=KO:K01491; cath_funfam=3.40.50.10860,3.40.50.720; cog=COG0190; ko=KO:K01491; pfam=PF00763,PF02882; superfamily=51735,53223), translating into MGYINCNEIVDSLKADIKKAIDKIAHKKVKIAIIRVGDKVDDIAYERSIISKLSKLEIECLKFTFNEEISDSEFKKSFKEVNENKDIDGIIVLAPLPKQLDMEWVAKTINPEKDLDSISYENILKMYDGKGERYAPCTPQAVLKVLDYLNIDCKTQKITLVGTGRVVGKPLATLLMERGATITTCNEFTTDLVKETKSSDIIISATGVPNLISEHHINSNHIIIDVGINVDKDNNIVGDVSKDVHDKIQHITPVPNGVGTITTYVLAKRLVDGVKL